ACTTCGGCGCCGACGCCTCCGGGTTCGTCGGCCGTGAGCTGCTCGACGAGCACGTCATCATGGCCGACCTGGTGCTCACCGCGACCCGCGATCACCGCGCCCAGGTCATCTCCATGGGCCACTCCGCGGGGCTGCGCACCTTCACGCTGAAGGAGTTCACCCGCCTGGTGCGGGCCATCGACACCGCCACCCTGCCGCCCCTCGAGGACGGCCTGGTGGCCCGCGCCCGCGCCCTCGTGCGGGCCGCCGCCGCGCTGCGCGGCTGGCTGCTGGCGCCCACCGCGGACGCCGACGAGGTGCACGACCCCTACGGCGCCCCGCTGCCGTTCTTCCGCTCCATCGGCGACGAGATACACCAGGCCCTCGACCCGGTGGTCACCGCGCTCACCGGCGTGCCCGCCCGGATGTGACGGCACCGCGCACCCCGTCCGCCCCGGGCCTACATTGGACGTACGTCACCGTCGACGCCCGGAGCCCACCATGCCGGTCACCCGCATCCCCGCCGATGCCACCGATCTCCTGCGCCGCCAGGACCCGGAGCTGGCCGGAGTCCTGCTGGGGGAGCTGGCACGGCAGTCGACGACGCTCCAGCTGATCGCCGCCGAGAACTTCACCTCGCCCGCCGTCCTCGCCGCCCTCGGCTCACCGCTCGCCAACAAGTACGCCGAGGGCTACCCGGGCGCCAGGCACCACGGCGGCTGCGAGATCGTCGACGTCGCCGAGCGGATCGCCCGCGACCGGGCGACGGCCCTGTTCGGCGCCGCGCACGCCAACGTCCAGCCGCACTCGGGCTCCGCCGCCGTCCTCGCCGCCTACGCCGCGCTGCTGCGTCCCGGCGACACCGTGCTCGCCCTCGGGCTGCCCTACGGCGGCCACCTCACGCACGGCTCGCCCGCCAACTTCTCCGGCCGCTGGTTCGACTTCGTCGGCTACCGCGTCGACCCCGACACCGGCCTCGTCGACCACGAGCAGCTGCGCACGCTGGCCCGCGCGCACCGCCCCAAGGCCATCGTCTGCGGCTCCATCGCCTACCCCAGGCACCTCGACTACGCCCTGTTCCGGGAGGTCGCCGACGAGGTCGGCGCGTATCTGATCGCGGACGCCGCGCACCCGATGGGGCTGGTCGCCGGGGGAGCGGCGCCGAACCCCGTGCCGTACGCCGACATCGTCTGCGCCACCACGCACAAGGTGCTGCGCGGGCCGCGCGGCGGGATGCTGCTGTGCGGCGAGGAGCTGGCGGAGCGGGTCGACCGCGCGGTCTTCCCGTTCACCCAGGGCGGTGCGCAGATGCACACCATCGCCGCGAAGGCCGTCGCGTTCGGGGAGGCGGCGACGCCCGCCTTCGCCGGCTACGCCCACCAGGTGGTCGCCAACGCGCGGGTGCTCGCGGCCGGCCTCGCGCGGGAGGGCCTCGCGGTGACGACCGGCGGCACCGACACCCATCTGATCACCGCCGACCCCGCGCCGCTCGGCGTCGGCGGGCGGGAGGCGCGCGGGCTGCTCGCCGCCGCCGGGATCGTGCTCGACTCCTGCGCGCTGCCCCGTGCCGACGTGCGCGGGGTCCGCCTCGGCACCGCGGCCGTCACCACCCAGGGCATGCGCGAGCAGGAGATGGCGGGCGTCGCGGCGCTCCTCGCGGGCGTGCTGCGCGGCCGGGTGGAGGCCAGGCGGGCGCGCGAGGAGGTACGGGAACTGGTCACCGCGTTCCCGCCGTATCCCGGCTGACCTCCCGCGAACAGGTACGGTTTGCGGAATGGGCCCGGCGGTACGGGGTAGGCGGCGGTACCGGACGAGGCCCGCCGTGCGCGGGCGCACAGCCACCCGTGCAACCATCGTCGCTACCCGGTAGTCCCCACACATATGCGCCGCGTACCGGTAGATCGCTAGTGTGTGGGGCTGAGATGGCCAGCGAGACCTGTGGGGAAGCCCGTGCGTGAATACCTGCTGACGCTCTGCATCACGGCCGCGGTGACGTATCTGCTGACAGGGCCGGTACGGAAATTCGCGATCGTGGCCGGAGCGATGCCGGAGATCAGGTCCCGTGACGTGCACCGGGAACCCACTCCGCGGCTCGGCGGGATCGCGATGTTCTTCGGGCTCTGCGCGGGCCTGCTGGTCGCGGACAAGCTGACCAACCTGAACGAGGTCTTCGAGAAGTCGAACGAACCGCGGGCGCTGCTCTCGGGCGCCGCGCTGATCTGGCTGATCGGCGTGCTGGACGACAAGTTCGAGATCGACGCGCT
The sequence above is a segment of the Streptomyces griseoviridis genome. Coding sequences within it:
- a CDS encoding protein-tyrosine-phosphatase; translation: MTAPDAGRGIWDGEETRTFTGLPRDTFRILHVSTGNVCRSPITERLNRHALADRLGTPPPGFAGGSPMGGLVVESAGTWGHEGAPMEANAEAVLADFGADASGFVGRELLDEHVIMADLVLTATRDHRAQVISMGHSAGLRTFTLKEFTRLVRAIDTATLPPLEDGLVARARALVRAAAALRGWLLAPTADADEVHDPYGAPLPFFRSIGDEIHQALDPVVTALTGVPARM
- the glyA gene encoding serine hydroxymethyltransferase; the protein is MPVTRIPADATDLLRRQDPELAGVLLGELARQSTTLQLIAAENFTSPAVLAALGSPLANKYAEGYPGARHHGGCEIVDVAERIARDRATALFGAAHANVQPHSGSAAVLAAYAALLRPGDTVLALGLPYGGHLTHGSPANFSGRWFDFVGYRVDPDTGLVDHEQLRTLARAHRPKAIVCGSIAYPRHLDYALFREVADEVGAYLIADAAHPMGLVAGGAAPNPVPYADIVCATTHKVLRGPRGGMLLCGEELAERVDRAVFPFTQGGAQMHTIAAKAVAFGEAATPAFAGYAHQVVANARVLAAGLAREGLAVTTGGTDTHLITADPAPLGVGGREARGLLAAAGIVLDSCALPRADVRGVRLGTAAVTTQGMREQEMAGVAALLAGVLRGRVEARRAREEVRELVTAFPPYPG